One window of Candidatus Taylorbacteria bacterium genomic DNA carries:
- a CDS encoding response regulator, translated as MTENNKIKILIVEDEAVINKTYAEELRDEGFLVLSAGNGRDGLDIALREKPDLILLDILMPVMDGLTMMDKLREKGEYGKNVPIILLTNLSAGEESIIASIVRNEPAYYLVKSDWNLTGVIEKIKERLKLI; from the coding sequence ATGACGGAAAATAATAAAATAAAAATTTTGATTGTTGAGGATGAGGCGGTGATTAATAAAACATACGCGGAGGAGTTGCGCGATGAAGGGTTTCTTGTTCTTTCCGCAGGGAACGGCCGAGACGGTCTCGATATCGCGCTTCGCGAAAAACCTGATCTTATTTTGCTCGATATCCTTATGCCCGTTATGGATGGGCTCACAATGATGGACAAACTGCGAGAAAAGGGAGAGTATGGAAAAAACGTGCCGATAATACTTTTAACAAACTTGTCGGCGGGCGAGGAATCAATAATAGCCTCGATTGTAAGAAACGAACCTGCATATTATTTAGTGAAGTCTGATTGGAATTTGACTGGTGTAATAGAAAAAATAAAGGAGAGACTTAAATTAATTTAA